The Streptomyces griseiscabiei genomic sequence CGGCTTCGGCACGGCGTAGATCTTGCGCCCCTGCAGGGACACCGTCCACCCGCGGTTCTCGGCCCACACCGCGAGGTCCTTCACCCATTCCTCGGGCAGCAGCTCACGCTCGACGACGAGATAGACGAACAGTTCCTCCGCGACCCGGTGCTTGCGCACCCACACGGGGTCCGCCGTGGCCTCCAGGTGCTCGCGCACCTCGGCGAGCGGCGCGCACTCCCGCGCGAGCAGGGCGAGGACCCGCTCGTGCCAGGCGGCGTCCGTGACCCCGTCGACCAGCAGATGCCCGCCGTTGGCACAGATCGCGTACGCCGGCTGCGGCCCCGGCAGATTGATCCGCTGGTACTGCTTGCGCGTCCGGGTGGTCGTCGGCACGAACACCGCCGCGTCCCCCAGCTCGGCCAGCAGCCGCGCCGCCGTCTCGGTCATGTACGACAGCGGTCTGCTCTCGTGCACCTCGACGGTGAGCAGTCGGGGCGCCCGCGCGTCCGGCATGGTCAGCGCGAGCGCGGCGGACGAGTAGATGAGCGTGCGGTCGAGATCGCTCGCGACGAGAACCCTGGGGCCCGGCATCAGACCGCCACCGCCCTGCCGTCGGCGCCGGTCGCGCCCCGCGTGTACTGCGGGTGGATCAACCCCACGCATGTGTAGGGCAGTTCGGCCACCTCTTCCACCGGTACCCCTCTCTGTTCGGCGAGCAGACGTACGTGGTCGA encodes the following:
- a CDS encoding HAD family hydrolase gives rise to the protein MPGPRVLVASDLDRTLIYSSAALALTMPDARAPRLLTVEVHESRPLSYMTETAARLLAELGDAAVFVPTTTRTRKQYQRINLPGPQPAYAICANGGHLLVDGVTDAAWHERVLALLARECAPLAEVREHLEATADPVWVRKHRVAEELFVYLVVERELLPEEWVKDLAVWAENRGWTVSLQGRKIYAVPKPLTKSAAMREVARRTGVELTLAAGDSLLDADLLLAADRAWRPGHGELADEGFVGPGVSALPERGVLAGERILREFLRAARER